In Primulina huaijiensis isolate GDHJ02 chromosome 6, ASM1229523v2, whole genome shotgun sequence, a single window of DNA contains:
- the LOC140979971 gene encoding ATP-dependent Clp protease proteolytic subunit 4, chloroplastic-like, producing the protein MDSLIQSEPFSHLSSVASCCRSHHQVPQAPPPASICLQRGKTRHRILPLRCSLASLNHQTIVSSVAAPSAESLLLHLTASSPQTPATSMRGADSDAMGLLLKERIVFLGSSVDDFVADSIISQLLLLDAQDSRKDIRLFINSSGGSLSATMAIFDVVRLVRADVSTIALGISASTASIILGGGTKGKRFAMPNTRIMIHQPLGGASGQAIDVEIQAKEVMHNKKNVTGIISDCSGRSFEQVEKDIDRDRYMSPIEAVEYGLIDGVIDRDSIIPLEPVPERVKPSTFNYEEISKDPKKFLTPDIPDDEIY; encoded by the exons TCACTCATCCAATCCGAGCCGTTCTCTCACCTCTCCTCCGTCGCATCCTGCTGCCGCAGCCACCATCAGGTCCCTCAGGCTCCACCACCTGCTTCTATCTGCCTGCAGCGTGGCAAAACCCGCCACAGAATCTTACCCCTCAGATGCTCCCTCGCTTCCTTAAACCATCAAACTATCGTCTCTTCCGTCGCCGCCCCATCGGCGGAATCCCTCTTGCTCCATCTCACAGCTTCTTCCCCTCAGACTCCTGCCACCTCCATGCGTGGCGCCGATTCCGACGCCATGGGGTTGTTGCTCAAGGAGCGCATTGTATTCCTGGGCAGCAGTGTTGATGATTTTGTCGCTGATTCAATTATTAGTCAGCTGTTACTGTTAGACGCTCAGGATTCGAGGAAGGATATCCGGCTCTTCATCAATTCTTCTGGTGGTTCACTCAG CGCTACGATGGCCATCTTTGATGTTGTACGGCTAGTTAGGGCCGATGTCTCCACGATTGCTCTTGGCATATCAGCATCAACAGCATCCATCATTCTTGGTGGTGGCACTAAAGGCAAGCGCTTTGCGATGCCTAATACCCGAATCATGATCCACCAACCATTGGGAGGTGCTAGTGGGCAAGCTATTGATGTGGAAATTCAAGCCAAGGAGGTAATGCATAACAAGAAGAACGTCACAGGAATTATATCTGATTGTTCTGGTAGATCATTTGAACAAGTTGAAAAGGATATTGATAGAGATCGCTACATGTCCCCGATTGAAGCAGTTGAATATGGCTTAATAGATGGAGTTATTGATAGGGATAGCATTATTCCACTTGAGCCTGTCCCAGAAAGAGTTAAACCCTCTACATTCAATTATGAGGAGATCAGCAAGGACCCGAAAAAGTTTTTGACACCTGATATCCCTGATGATGAGATATATTAG